GCAGACAAGCAGCTAGTTGGTCAAACTGCTGCAAACATCCGCTCATACCGTGAACCAGAGCCTTATAAAGGTAAAGGTGTACGTTACGCTGATGAGCACGTGCGTCGTAAAGAGGCTAAGAAGAAGTAAGGTAAGACGATGGATAAGAAAACAGCTCGTCTACGTCGTGCTAAGCGCACTCGTAGAAATATTATCGAACAAGGCACAACGCGTCTTGTTATCCACCGCACGCCACGTCACATATACGCTCAAATCGTAAACGTTGAGGGTATTGTACTGGCTGCTGCTTCTACTGTTGAAAAAGCAATTGCTGAAACAGTTAAAGGCACTGGCAACATCGAAGCTGCACAAGCAGTTGGTAAAGCAGTTGCTGAACGCGCGGCAGACAAAGGCATCGAAAAGCTTGCTTTTGACCGCAGTGGCTTTAAATATCACGGCCGTGTGAAGGCGCTTGCTGATGCAGCGCGTGAAGCCGGTCTGCAATTCTAGGAGTAGACAATGGCTAACGTAGAAGCAAAGCAACAACAGCCTGATTTGGCTGAAAAGCTAATCGCGGTAAACCGTGTGTCTAAAGTGGTTAAAGGTGGTCGTATCTTTAGCTTCACTGCACTAACTGTAGTTGGTGATGGCGCAGGTAAAGTAGGTTTTGGTTACGGTAAAGCACGCGAAGTTCCAGCTGCTATTCAAAAAGCAATGGAAAAAGCACGCCGTAACATGGTAAATGTTGATCTTAACGGTCACACGCTACAGCACCCAATCAAGGGTCGCCACGCAGGTTCTAAAGTATACATGCAGCCTGCATCTGAAGGTACAGGTATCATCGCCGGTGGTGCGATGCGTGCAGTACTAGAAGTAGCTGGTGTACAGAACGTACTTTCAAAAGCATACGGTTCTACTAACCCGATCAACATCGTTCGCGCAACAATTTCTGCTCTAGAGAACATGAACTCTCCAGAGAAGATCGCTGCGAAACGTGGTCTTAGCGTAGATGAAATCTTGGGGTAAGAAACCATGGCAAACACAGTTAAAGTAACACAAGTACGTAGCTCAATCGGTCGTTTACCGAAGCATAAAGCTACATTACGTGGCCTTGGTTTACGTCGTATCAACCATACTGTTGAGCTAGAAGATACGCCAGCAGTACGTGGTATGATCAACCAGGTTTCTTACATGGTTAAGGTTGAGGGCTAATTCGATGCAATTGAATACACTTTCTCCTGCTGCAGGTTCAAAAACTGCTGGTAAGCGCGTTGGTCGTGGTATCGGCTCTGGTCTAGGTAAGACTGGTGGTCGTGGTCACAAAGGTCAAAAGTCGCGTTCTGGCGGTAAAGTACGTGTTGGTTTTGAAGGCGGTCAAATGCCTATGCAACGCCGTCTACCAAAATTTGGCTTCACTTCACGCAAATCATTAGTATCTGCTGAAGTTAACCTTTTCGAAATCGCGAAGGTTGAAGGCGATGTGGTAGAGCTAAGCACACTACAAGCAGCTGGTATCGTTAAGAAGAACATTCAGTTCGTTAAAGTTGTTAAATCTGGCGAAGTTTCACGCGCAGTTACTGTTAAAGGCATTAAAGTGTCTAAAGGTGCTCGCGAAGCTATCGAAGCTGCCGGAGGCAAGGTAGAAGACTAAGGAAGTACACTATGGCTAAACCAGGTCAAGATATGCAAAGCGCACAGAGTGGGCTTGCGGAGTTGAAGCGCCGATTACTATTCGTTTTGGGTGCCATCATTATTTACCGTCTAGGTTCATTTGTGCCTATCCCTGGGATTGACGCCGCTGTACTTGCCGAGTTCTTCGAGCAACAAAAGGGCACCATCTTTGCCATGTTTAACATGTTCAGTGGTGGTGCGCTTGAGCGTGCATCTGTACTTGCGCTGGGTATTATGCCTTATATCTCAGCCTCGATTATCATGCAGCTATTGACGCATATACATCCTGCGATGATAGAGCTGAAAAAAGAGGGTGAGCAAGGTCGTAAGAAGATCAGCCAATACACGCGTTACGGCACGCTCGTGCTTGCTACAATACAGTCGATCGGTATCGCGACTAACCTACCAAATATGATGGAAGGCTTAGTTGTGAATCCTGGTTTCGGTTTCTATTTCACAGCTGTTGTGAGTTTAGTGACTGGTACTATGTTCCTGATGTGGCTGGGCGAACAAATTACAGAACGTGGTATCGGTAACGGTATCTCAGTACTGATTTTTGTTGGTATTGTAGCTAACCTGCCGTCTGCAATCGGTTCGACAGCAGAAATGGCGCGCCAAGGCGATTTGAATGTCTTTATCTTAGCACTTATTGCGTTTATCGTTGTTGCGGTAACTTACTTGGTAGTATTCTTTGAGCGTGGTCAACGTCGTATCGTCGTTAACTATGCTAAACGTCAGCAAGGCCGTCAGGTGTTTGCAGCACAGAGTACGCATTTACCATTGAAAGTTAACATGGCAGGGGTTATTCCACCAATATTTGCTAGCAGCATCATTCTGTTCCCTGGTACAATTGCAAGCTGGTTCGGCCAAGGTGAAGGTCCACTTGCTGATGCACTACAAGCAGTGTCAGCCGTGTTGACCCCAGGTCAGCCTCTGTACGCAATGGTACTAGCCGCAGCGATTATTTTCTTCTGCTTCTTCTATACAGCGTTGGTATTTAACCCACGTGAGACAGCAGATAATTTGAAAAAATCTGGCGCATTTATTCCAGGTTATCGCCCAGGTGAGCAGACGTCTAAATACATTGATAAAGTGATGACACGCCTGACATTGGCAGGTGCAATGTACATTACCTTTATCTGTCTGGTGCCCGAGTTTATGACCATGGCATGGCAAACGCCATTCTACTTCGGCGGTACATCAATTTTGATTATCGTTGTTGTTATCATGGACTTTATGGCACAAGTACAGACTCATTTGATGTCTCATCAATATGATTCTGTGCTGAAAAAAGCAAACCTTAAAGGCTACGGCCGATAGGGTCTGTTACGGAGTTGAGTTATGAAAGTACGTGCTTCCGTTAAGAAAATTTGCCGTAACTGTAAAGTTATCAAGCGTGCTGGTGTAGTACGTGTGATCTGCAGTGAGCCTAAGCACAAGCAAAGGCAAGGCTAAGAAATCTAGTCGTGCAGGCTAAGTTAATCACTTAGCCTGTTTCATTGGTAAAACTTGAATGTCGGTTGGGTATCCTGTACGGGCTTTCCAACAAGATGATAATCAGGTTTATTTATAGGAGATATGTTAGTGGCCCGTATCGCAGGCATTAACGTTCCTGACCATAAGCATGCTGTTATCGGTTTAACAAGCATCTATGGTGTAGGTAAAACTCGCGCTAAGGCGATCTTAGCTGCGACAGGTATCGCTGAAACTACTAAAATCGGCGAGTTAAACGACGAAACTCTTGACATCCTTCGTGAAGAAGTTGGCAAGTACACTGTTGAAGGTGATCTTCGTCGTGAAGTAACACTAAACATCAAACGTCTTATGGACCTTGGTTGTTTCCGTGGCTTACGTCACCGTCGTTCGTTACCACTACGTGGTCAACGTACTAAGACTAACGCGCGTACTCGTAAGGGTCCACGCAAGCCTATCAAGAAATAAGGTGGGGTAAGTTATGGCAAAAGCACCAATTCGTCGTAAAAAGGTCAAAAAGCAAGTTGTTGACGGTATGGCTCACGTTCATGCTTCTTTCAACAACACTATTGTGACCATCACTGACCGTCAAGGTAATGCTCTTTCTTGGGCGACTGCGGGTGGTTCAGGTTTCCGTGGTTCTCGTAAGTCTACTCCGTTCGCTGCACAGGTTGCTGCTGAGCGTGCAGGTACTGCTGCACAAGAGTACGGTCTTAAGAACCTAGAAGTATTCATTAAAGGTCCAGGTCCAGGCCGTGAGTCTGCTGTACGTGCATTGAATGCTGCTGGTTTCCGTATCACTAACATCACTGACGTGACGCCAATACCACACAATGGTTGTCGTCCACCGAAGAAACGTCGCGTATAATTAATAGGTTAGGAGAAAGAACATGGCAAGATATTTGGGCCCTAAGCTCAAGCTGAGTCGTCGTGAAGGTACTGACCTGTTCCTTAAAAGCGGCGTAAGAGCAATTGACTCTAAGTGTAAACTAGAAACAGCACCTGGTCAGCACGGCGCACGTAAAGGTCGTCTATCTGACTACGGTTTACAGTTACGTGAAAAGCAAAAAGTTCGTCGTATCTACGGTGTACTTGAAAAGCAATTCCGCAACTACTATAAAGAAGCTGCTCGCCTTAAAGGTAACACAGGTGAAAACTTGTTACAGCTTCTAGAGCAACGTCTAGACAATGTTGTATATCGCATGGGTTTTGCAAGCACGCGTGCTGAAGCACGTCAGCTAGTAAGCCACAAAGCGATTATGGTTAATGGTCGTGTTGTGAATATTCCTTCTTTCGTTATTACTCCAGAAGATGTAGTAGTAATCCGTGAGAAGTCTAAGAAGCAAGCGCGTATCATCGCTGCTCTAGAGTTGGCTGAGCAACGCGAAAAGCCAACTTGGATTGAAGTTGACGGTAAGAAAATGGAAGGTACTTTCAAGCGCCTACCTGAGCGTTCTGATCTGTCTGCGGACATTAATGAACAACTAATCGTCGAACTTTACTCGAAGTAAAGTTAAGAGTTAAGAGAGGATAAAATGCAGGGTTCTGTAACCGAATTCCTAAAACCAAGATTAGTCGATATCGACGCTATCAACTCAACCCGTTCTAAAGTAGTTTTAGAGCCTCTAGAGCGTGGCTTTGGTCACACTTTAGGTAATGCTTTACGTCGTATTCTTCTTT
This genomic window from Pseudoalteromonas luteoviolacea contains:
- the rpmJ gene encoding 50S ribosomal protein L36, which produces MKVRASVKKICRNCKVIKRAGVVRVICSEPKHKQRQG
- the rpmD gene encoding 50S ribosomal protein L30; this encodes MANTVKVTQVRSSIGRLPKHKATLRGLGLRRINHTVELEDTPAVRGMINQVSYMVKVEG
- the rplR gene encoding 50S ribosomal protein L18 encodes the protein MDKKTARLRRAKRTRRNIIEQGTTRLVIHRTPRHIYAQIVNVEGIVLAAASTVEKAIAETVKGTGNIEAAQAVGKAVAERAADKGIEKLAFDRSGFKYHGRVKALADAAREAGLQF
- the rpsD gene encoding 30S ribosomal protein S4, which gives rise to MARYLGPKLKLSRREGTDLFLKSGVRAIDSKCKLETAPGQHGARKGRLSDYGLQLREKQKVRRIYGVLEKQFRNYYKEAARLKGNTGENLLQLLEQRLDNVVYRMGFASTRAEARQLVSHKAIMVNGRVVNIPSFVITPEDVVVIREKSKKQARIIAALELAEQREKPTWIEVDGKKMEGTFKRLPERSDLSADINEQLIVELYSK
- the rplO gene encoding 50S ribosomal protein L15, with the translated sequence MQLNTLSPAAGSKTAGKRVGRGIGSGLGKTGGRGHKGQKSRSGGKVRVGFEGGQMPMQRRLPKFGFTSRKSLVSAEVNLFEIAKVEGDVVELSTLQAAGIVKKNIQFVKVVKSGEVSRAVTVKGIKVSKGAREAIEAAGGKVED
- the rpsK gene encoding 30S ribosomal protein S11, which gives rise to MAKAPIRRKKVKKQVVDGMAHVHASFNNTIVTITDRQGNALSWATAGGSGFRGSRKSTPFAAQVAAERAGTAAQEYGLKNLEVFIKGPGPGRESAVRALNAAGFRITNITDVTPIPHNGCRPPKKRRV
- the rpsE gene encoding 30S ribosomal protein S5; the encoded protein is MANVEAKQQQPDLAEKLIAVNRVSKVVKGGRIFSFTALTVVGDGAGKVGFGYGKAREVPAAIQKAMEKARRNMVNVDLNGHTLQHPIKGRHAGSKVYMQPASEGTGIIAGGAMRAVLEVAGVQNVLSKAYGSTNPINIVRATISALENMNSPEKIAAKRGLSVDEILG
- the rpsM gene encoding 30S ribosomal protein S13 — its product is MARIAGINVPDHKHAVIGLTSIYGVGKTRAKAILAATGIAETTKIGELNDETLDILREEVGKYTVEGDLRREVTLNIKRLMDLGCFRGLRHRRSLPLRGQRTKTNARTRKGPRKPIKK
- the secY gene encoding preprotein translocase subunit SecY, producing MAKPGQDMQSAQSGLAELKRRLLFVLGAIIIYRLGSFVPIPGIDAAVLAEFFEQQKGTIFAMFNMFSGGALERASVLALGIMPYISASIIMQLLTHIHPAMIELKKEGEQGRKKISQYTRYGTLVLATIQSIGIATNLPNMMEGLVVNPGFGFYFTAVVSLVTGTMFLMWLGEQITERGIGNGISVLIFVGIVANLPSAIGSTAEMARQGDLNVFILALIAFIVVAVTYLVVFFERGQRRIVVNYAKRQQGRQVFAAQSTHLPLKVNMAGVIPPIFASSIILFPGTIASWFGQGEGPLADALQAVSAVLTPGQPLYAMVLAAAIIFFCFFYTALVFNPRETADNLKKSGAFIPGYRPGEQTSKYIDKVMTRLTLAGAMYITFICLVPEFMTMAWQTPFYFGGTSILIIVVVIMDFMAQVQTHLMSHQYDSVLKKANLKGYGR